From Salvelinus namaycush isolate Seneca chromosome 27, SaNama_1.0, whole genome shotgun sequence, the proteins below share one genomic window:
- the LOC120022013 gene encoding G-protein coupled receptor 20, whose amino-acid sequence MEILTSLVVNATPEDMNSTSNPQWGVPYLKKLAHLDEGLYQEFYGLWVTLMVVNTLMFVVGVVLNSLALYIFCLPSQISSAPVVYTINLAVADLLVALSLPARIALYHSGGGCLACSYFHTFSYFVNMYCSILFLTSICVDRYIAVVWAGAGRRWRSPGVAKGVSVGIWVFAVVVTYSFQTTALEIKATSCCRLTALFALSFLEFLLPLVVIVTFTLRVACALTDPRLMPQSQGRRARAVRLLVAVLVVFSICFMPFHVRQALVYFRMGGDRAQQVLAYHATVTLSSLNSCLDPVVYCFVTDSFRSAMRRACRKRPGAEAEAEAEAEAERTSGGDVASGLRSSKGSGTAMAIAHSVATLTLTPCTLHQREMSA is encoded by the coding sequence ATGGAGATTCTCACATCCTTGGTGGTCAATGCAACACCTGAAGACATGAACAGTACTTCCAACCCCCAGTGGGGGGTGCCCTACCTGAAGAAACTAGCCCACCTGGACGAGGGCCTGTACCAGGAGTTCTACGGCCTGTGGGTGACCCTGATGGTGGTCAACACCCTGATGTTCGTGGTGGGTGTGGTCCTTAACAGCCTGGCCCTGTACATCTTCTGCCTGCCCTCCCAGATCTCCTCCGCCCCTGTGGTCTATACCATCAACCTGGCCGTGGCTGACCTGTTGGTGGCGCTCTCGCTCCCTGCCCGCATTGCCCTCTACCACAGCGGTGGAGGGTGTCTGGCCTGCTCCTACTTTCACACGTTCAGCTACTTCGTCAACATGTACTGCAGCATCCTCTTCCTCACCAGTATCTGCGTGGACCGCTATATAGCCGTGGTGTGGGCCGGGGCCGGGCGCCGCTGGAGGAGCCCTGGGGTCGCTAAGGGAGTCAGTGTGGGGATCTGGGTCTTCGCCGTGGTGGTCACTTACTCCTTCCAGACCACGGCGCTGGAGATCAAGGCCACGTCATGCTGCCGCCTCACCGCCCTCTTTGCCCTGTCCTTCCTGGAGTTCCTGCTCCCCCTGGTGGTCATCGTGACATTCACACTCAGGGTGGCATGCGCCCTGACCGACCCCAGGCTGATGCCTCAGAGCCAGGGCCGGAGGGCCAGAGCAGTCAGGCTCCTGGTGGCTGTCTTGGTTGTCTTCTCCATCTGCTTCATGCCCTTCCACGTGCGCCAGGCGTTGGTGTATTTCCGGATGGGGGGTGACAGAGCACAGCAGGTGTTGGCGTACCACGCCACTGTGACCCTCAGCAGCCTCAACAGCTGCCTGGACCCAGTGGTCTATTGCTTTGTGACGGACAGCTTCCGCTCGGCCATGCGCCGGGCCTGCAGGAAGAGGCCAGGGGCGGAGGCGGAGGCGGAGGCGGAGGCGGAGGCGGAGAGGACCAGTGGAGGGGACGTTGCCAGTGGACTAAGGAGTTCAAAAGGATCAGGGACAGCCATGGCTATCGCTCACAGTGTGGCCACACTGACTCTCACCCCCTGCACCCTGCATCAGAGGGAGATGTCTGCATAG